The Desulfobulbaceae bacterium genomic sequence TAGAGGAATCGGCTCGCTAACGGGGCCGTGTTGTCGATTGGGGGGATAAATCGGCTGGCCCCGGCCTGCTGCTGTTGCAAGAGTTTCTGGTCGTGAGGGTGGATGAAGATGAGGCGCTCCCGAGCCCTGGTCATGGCCACGTAAAAGAGACGTCGCTCATCTTCAAAATTGGTGAGCATCGATTCAAGGGTATCATCAAGTATCGGAAAGGAGCCGTCGGTCAGTCCCGGGAGAATCACTAAAGGCCACTCAAGGCCCTTGGCTCGGTGGATGGAGGTGATCAATAAGGACTCTCCGTCCGGTTTTGTGTATCTCTGTTGCAAGTGATCAATGTGATCCAAAAAATTGGCGATGGGCAGATTTACACGTTGAGCGAAGCTGACATAGGCCTGGCAGGTTTTGATCCGGTTCTCGGCTTGGGAGAGTCGAGAGGAGAATGAGTGGTAGAAGTCAAAGAGGCCGGTTTTGTTGATGATGACCGAGAGGAGTTCGTGGGCTTTGGTCTTTGCCGGCAGTTGTTGGATCTCCTTCCAGGCAACTGCTCGTTCCTCGATCTGCCGTTTAATAAAGGGTGGGGTATCGCGGTTGACCTGGGTTAAGATTAACTCTGGCGCCTGATGCGGCGCGTGTGCGATGTCACGGGCCAGGGCTTCGAGATGGACGCGCTTGAGGCCCAAGTGCGGGTTGGAAAGCATAGCCGTTATTATCTCTAGAGAGAACTGTGCCCCGCCATGGCAGAGCTTTAGGAAGCCGGTTAAGGCCATGATCTCGGGACACTCAAAGACCCGTTCGTGGCCGAGCAGGTGGTAGGGGATCGCGGCCTCCATCAGGGCGAGTTCCAAGGGCACGCTCATGGCAAACATCCGGACCAGGGCTGCTGCCTCGCTCAAGGACCGGCCTTGGTTCTGCCAGTCGATGAGGATGCTGAGGATTGGGTGGGGGGTGTCATCGATCTGGCAGTCGAGTTGGGTCTTGCTGTTGCCGGGGAAGGAGCGGCAGAGTTTGCGGTCTCGCTGGTGATTATGATGAATCAGGTAGTTTGCTGCCAGGGAGAGTTGATGGCCAAAGCGGAAGGTGTAGGAGAGGGTGAAGTTAGCAGGGTTGGCGAAGTCGTGCTGAAAACGCTCGTTAATGTATTCTGGTCGTGCACCGCGCCACTCGTAGATGCACTGATCTACATCGCCAACCACCATCACCTTGGCTTGACTGCCGGCGATTGCCTTCAGCAGTTGCTGCTGTACTTCATTGATGTCCTGGTACTCGTCAACGATGATATGGTCGACATGGTTTCCGACCCACTGAGCGAGGGCTGTGTCGGCTAAGATGGCCATCACCGGTTCGTGGAT encodes the following:
- a CDS encoding ATP-dependent helicase encodes the protein MNLTQEQQLIVAHAGGHAKVSAVAGSGKTSTMVARVRHLLKQGVPAHRIMVLMFNRSARDAFSANLTAVLKPTGLAPPEVRTFHSLGLRLIQSFCKRGALPVRTLLTADYQVDLLAKEAVKQAMEQDDDSRDWLAKDAMEGFLTFIDLVKANTRPPTSLFDELGLDDSLTYFIKAFEIFEQIRTERRVRFYADLIHEPVMAILADTALAQWVGNHVDHIIVDEYQDINEVQQQLLKAIAGSQAKVMVVGDVDQCIYEWRGARPEYINERFQHDFANPANFTLSYTFRFGHQLSLAANYLIHHNHQRDRKLCRSFPGNSKTQLDCQIDDTPHPILSILIDWQNQGRSLSEAAALVRMFAMSVPLELALMEAAIPYHLLGHERVFECPEIMALTGFLKLCHGGAQFSLEIITAMLSNPHLGLKRVHLEALARDIAHAPHQAPELILTQVNRDTPPFIKRQIEERAVAWKEIQQLPAKTKAHELLSVIINKTGLFDFYHSFSSRLSQAENRIKTCQAYVSFAQRVNLPIANFLDHIDHLQQRYTKPDGESLLITSIHRAKGLEWPLVILPGLTDGSFPILDDTLESMLTNFEDERRLFYVAMTRARERLIFIHPHDQKLLQQQQAGASRFIPPIDNTAPLASRFLYESNLRLSGRLGDAIDADLSSPTNHKDMEIPPATPQHPPSSQLSAVDYKVANAYLAAIDSPLPRVKGPTRDKKVTGAGKDGFLKIEELAEGLMVHHQTFGTGVVTAVPNRRQGKVKILFEGVGSKVLIADMAKLVGL